One window of the Rhizobiaceae bacterium genome contains the following:
- a CDS encoding YqgE/AlgH family protein, producing the protein MDLLRRKSAAGAQGFLDDHFLIAMPGMQDDRFARTVIYICAHSTEGAMGLIINQAQKMRFPDLIVQLGIMKEHETIRLPATARDFVVRNGGPVDRSRGFVLHSDDYRVDSSLPVSEEICLTATVDILRAISAGRGPRHALMALGYAGWGAGQLESEIAANGWLTCRADMDMLFDTDIDRKYDRILASIGVDLAHLSVTAGHA; encoded by the coding sequence ATGGATTTGTTGCGGCGAAAAAGCGCTGCAGGCGCGCAGGGATTCCTGGACGACCACTTCCTCATCGCCATGCCGGGCATGCAGGATGACAGGTTCGCGCGCACCGTGATCTACATCTGCGCCCACAGCACCGAGGGCGCCATGGGCCTGATCATCAACCAGGCGCAGAAGATGCGTTTTCCCGATCTCATCGTGCAACTCGGCATCATGAAGGAACACGAAACGATCCGCCTGCCGGCCACGGCGCGCGATTTCGTCGTGCGCAATGGCGGCCCGGTCGACCGCAGCCGCGGCTTCGTGCTCCATTCCGACGACTACCGCGTCGATTCCTCCCTGCCTGTGTCGGAGGAGATCTGCCTCACCGCGACGGTGGACATATTGCGCGCGATTTCCGCCGGGCGCGGCCCGCGTCATGCGCTCATGGCGCTGGGTTATGCCGGCTGGGGCGCCGGCCAGCTGGAAAGCGAGATCGCGGCGAATGGCTGGCTCACCTGCCGCGCCGACATGGACATGCTGTTCGACACCGACATCGACCGGAAATACGACCGCATCCTCGCCTCGATAGGCGTCGATCTCGCGCATCTCAGCGTGACCGCCGGCCACGCCTGA
- a CDS encoding EAL domain-containing protein, which translates to MLTLVALVFLASSASAVEAIKISRDDVALDLSRAVEIYTNQGENFQVSTAPGPDGIVRRIEVEANDERSSGDWAVFALANTTDEQLDRLIVAPHFRLVGSGVIWPDLGANRIAAITPSEGFALDRQPSPDSDVFLVTLNPGTVVTFVAELASPKLPQVYLWDPESYKDTVNSYTLYRGIVIGISGLLALFLTILFVVKGTSMFPATAALAWAVLAYICVDFGFLNKVIEISPGNEQIWRAGTEVALAGTLVVFLFAYLNLNRWHGHFSYGALIWVLGLLAIAGVAAIDPAVAAGVARISFAGTAIIGLVLIVYLGIRSYDRAVMLIPSWMMVLVWVAGSWLTVTGALDNDIVQPALGGGLVLIILLIGFTVMQHAFAGGALNHGLFSDLERQALAVVGSGDTVWDWDVVRDRVVTRPDVSVQLGLAPNSLGGPARNWLPVLHADDRDTFRTTLDVVLEHRRGKVAQSFRLRGADGHYHWFSLRARPVIGSDGEVIRCVGTLVDVTEQKKAEERLLHDAVHDNLTGLPSRELFMNRLDAVVAIAQSEDSVRPTIFVIDVDRFKQVNDGLGISAGDTILLTIARRLHRLLKPSDSLSRFGGDQFALMLLSEQDPARIASVADAVKKAIQAPITFAKREIVLTASIGLISWTGTNASAEDLVKDAELAMHQAKRFGGDRIEPFRPAFRTVGTDRLQLESDLRRAVERKEIMLAYQPIVRLEDRTVAGFEALLRWDHPRRGMIPPSDFIPVAESCGLIVQLGLFAMQQAAEDLALWQKQTIDTPLFISVNLSSRQLLRRDLVSDVKSVIARSNLNPRSFRLELTESLVMDNPEQATHVLNRLKKLGIGLSIDDFGTGYSSLSYLTRFPFDTIKIDKSFLDDKTPKRTVLVRSMVNMAHELGLSVVVEGVADENDALELRQMGCEYAQSFMFGVPVSADAALKLLKDHYQPAQA; encoded by the coding sequence GTGCTGACGCTGGTCGCGCTCGTCTTTCTCGCGTCGAGCGCGTCGGCGGTGGAGGCGATCAAGATTTCGCGCGACGACGTGGCGCTCGACCTGTCCCGCGCGGTCGAGATCTATACGAACCAGGGCGAGAATTTCCAGGTTTCCACCGCCCCCGGACCGGACGGCATCGTGCGTCGCATCGAGGTCGAGGCGAACGACGAACGATCGAGCGGCGACTGGGCGGTGTTCGCGCTGGCCAACACGACGGACGAACAACTCGACCGGCTGATCGTGGCGCCGCACTTCCGGCTCGTCGGCTCCGGCGTCATCTGGCCCGATCTCGGCGCCAACCGCATCGCGGCGATCACCCCCAGCGAGGGTTTCGCGCTCGACCGGCAGCCGAGCCCGGATTCCGACGTGTTCCTGGTGACGCTGAATCCCGGCACGGTGGTGACGTTCGTGGCCGAACTCGCCTCGCCCAAGCTGCCGCAGGTCTATCTGTGGGACCCGGAATCCTACAAGGACACGGTCAATTCCTACACGCTCTATCGCGGCATCGTCATCGGCATTTCGGGGCTGCTGGCGCTGTTCCTGACCATCCTGTTCGTGGTCAAGGGAACGTCCATGTTCCCGGCGACGGCGGCGCTCGCCTGGGCCGTGCTCGCCTATATCTGCGTCGATTTCGGCTTCCTCAACAAGGTGATCGAGATCTCGCCCGGCAACGAGCAGATATGGCGCGCCGGCACGGAGGTGGCGCTGGCCGGCACGCTGGTAGTGTTCCTGTTCGCCTATCTCAACCTCAACCGATGGCATGGCCATTTCAGCTACGGCGCGCTGATCTGGGTGCTGGGACTGCTGGCCATCGCCGGCGTGGCGGCCATCGATCCGGCCGTGGCGGCCGGCGTGGCGCGCATCTCCTTCGCCGGCACGGCGATCATCGGACTGGTGCTCATCGTCTATCTCGGCATCCGCAGCTACGACCGCGCGGTGATGCTGATACCAAGCTGGATGATGGTGCTGGTCTGGGTGGCCGGATCGTGGCTGACCGTGACCGGCGCGCTGGACAACGACATCGTGCAGCCGGCGCTCGGAGGCGGCCTCGTCCTCATCATCCTTCTGATCGGCTTCACGGTGATGCAGCACGCCTTCGCCGGCGGGGCGCTCAACCACGGGCTGTTCAGCGATCTGGAACGGCAGGCGCTTGCCGTCGTCGGCTCCGGCGACACGGTCTGGGACTGGGACGTGGTGCGCGACCGCGTCGTCACCCGCCCCGACGTCAGCGTGCAGCTCGGGCTTGCTCCGAACAGCCTCGGCGGCCCGGCGCGCAACTGGCTGCCCGTGCTTCATGCCGATGACCGCGACACCTTCCGCACCACGCTCGACGTCGTGCTGGAACACCGGCGCGGCAAGGTCGCGCAGAGCTTCCGCCTGCGCGGCGCGGACGGACACTACCACTGGTTCTCGCTGCGCGCCCGTCCGGTGATCGGCTCCGACGGCGAGGTGATCCGCTGTGTCGGCACGCTGGTCGACGTGACCGAGCAGAAGAAGGCCGAGGAGCGGCTGTTGCACGACGCCGTGCACGACAATCTCACCGGCCTGCCGAGCCGCGAGCTGTTCATGAACCGGCTGGACGCGGTGGTCGCCATCGCGCAGTCGGAAGATTCCGTGCGGCCGACCATCTTCGTCATCGATGTCGACCGCTTCAAGCAGGTGAATGACGGGCTCGGCATTTCGGCCGGCGACACCATCCTGCTCACCATCGCGCGCCGCCTGCACCGGCTGCTGAAGCCGAGCGATTCCCTGTCGCGCTTCGGCGGTGACCAGTTCGCCCTGATGCTGCTTTCCGAACAGGACCCGGCGCGCATCGCCAGCGTCGCGGACGCGGTGAAGAAGGCGATCCAGGCGCCGATCACCTTCGCCAAACGCGAGATCGTGCTCACCGCCTCCATCGGCCTCATAAGCTGGACCGGGACGAATGCGAGCGCCGAAGACCTCGTGAAGGACGCCGAACTCGCCATGCATCAGGCCAAGCGCTTCGGCGGCGACCGCATCGAACCTTTCCGGCCGGCGTTCCGCACCGTCGGCACCGACCGGCTGCAGCTCGAATCCGATCTTCGCCGCGCCGTCGAGCGCAAGGAGATCATGCTCGCCTACCAGCCGATCGTCAGGCTGGAGGACCGCACGGTCGCCGGCTTCGAGGCGCTGCTGCGCTGGGACCATCCGCGCCGTGGCATGATCCCGCCGTCGGACTTCATTCCGGTCGCCGAAAGCTGCGGCCTGATCGTCCAGCTCGGCCTCTTCGCTATGCAGCAGGCGGCGGAAGACCTCGCGCTCTGGCAGAAGCAGACGATCGACACGCCGCTTTTCATCTCGGTGAACCTGTCCAGCCGGCAGCTGCTTCGGCGCGATCTGGTGAGCGACGTGAAATCGGTCATCGCGCGCTCGAACCTCAACCCGCGCAGCTTCCGTCTCGAACTCACGGAATCGCTGGTCATGGACAATCCGGAGCAGGCGACGCACGTCCTCAACCGGCTGAAGAAGCTCGGCATCGGCCTCTCCATCGACGATTTCGGCACTGGCTACTCGTCGCTTTCCTATCTGACGCGCTTCCCCTTCGACACGATCAAGATCGACAAGAGCTTTCTCGACGACAAGACGCCGAAGCGCACGGTGCTTGTCCGCTCCATGGTCAACATGGCGCACGAACTGGGGCTTTCGGTCGTCGTCGAGGGCGTCGCCGACGAGAACGACGCGCTGGAACTCAGGCAGATGGGCTGCGAATACGCGCAGAGCTTCATGTTCGGCGTGCCCGTGTCGGCGGACGCGGCGCTGAAGCTCCTGAAGGATCACTATCAGCCAGCACAGGCGTGA
- a CDS encoding GNAT family N-acetyltransferase: MLALPFVQRREGPVLVGTRVTLRLPGRGDYHEWAALRAESRAFLEPWEPRWSPDELDRSTWRSRISRYREDFAHGSALPFFLFENSGGKLAGGITLGNIRHGVAQSGQIGYWIGERYAGKGLMLEGLQLLVGHAFQTLRLHRVEAACIPDNRRSIRVLEKAGFQREGLLRSYLRINGVWQDHYLYALIATDVRGK, from the coding sequence ATGCTCGCGCTTCCCTTTGTCCAACGCCGCGAGGGCCCGGTCCTCGTCGGAACGCGGGTGACGCTGCGGCTCCCCGGGCGTGGCGACTACCATGAATGGGCCGCGCTGCGCGCCGAAAGCCGGGCCTTCCTCGAACCATGGGAGCCGCGCTGGTCGCCCGACGAGCTCGACCGTTCCACATGGCGGTCGCGCATCAGCCGCTACCGCGAGGATTTCGCCCATGGCAGCGCGCTCCCCTTCTTCCTTTTCGAAAATAGCGGTGGAAAACTCGCCGGCGGCATCACGCTGGGGAATATCCGGCACGGCGTCGCCCAGAGCGGCCAGATCGGCTACTGGATCGGGGAGCGCTATGCCGGCAAGGGACTGATGCTGGAAGGATTGCAGCTTCTGGTCGGCCACGCATTCCAGACGCTGAGGTTGCATCGCGTCGAGGCGGCCTGTATCCCAGACAACAGGCGGTCGATCCGCGTGCTTGAAAAAGCCGGATTTCAACGCGAAGGACTGCTCCGCTCCTACCTGCGCATCAACGGCGTCTGGCAGGACCATTATCTCTACGCCCTGATCGCAACGGATGTGCGCGGGAAATGA
- a CDS encoding insulinase family protein — protein sequence MGVEVSRLSNGLTVATETLPSVESVALGVWVKSGARNERDDEHGIAHLLEHMAFKGTSSRSAFKIASEIENVGGEINAATSVETTSFFSRVLSRDVPLAIDILSDILTDSKFDPVELEREQHVILQEIGAAHDTPDDVVFDRFTETAFRNQQIGRSILGTPETVKSFTSRQLHGYMERQYGADRMVAVAAGDIQHDAFVREVEKRLGGFRPTSDNEAPAPAVYVGGDFREERDLMDAQVVLGFEGRAYHVRDFYASQVLSMILGGGMSSRLFQEVREKRGLCYSVYAFHWGFSDTGIFGVHAATGEDDIARLVPVIIDELRKTGDMISQEELDRARAQYHAGLVMSAESPASRASQIARQLLLFGRPIPKDELVDRLSKLTVERLTDLSSRLFSTTPTVAAIGPIGALASYDRIRATLPRLPAGEQKLAV from the coding sequence ATGGGTGTTGAGGTAAGCCGTCTGTCCAACGGCCTGACAGTCGCCACCGAAACCCTTCCAAGCGTAGAGTCCGTCGCCCTCGGCGTGTGGGTGAAGTCGGGCGCCCGCAACGAGCGGGACGACGAGCACGGCATCGCCCATCTGCTCGAACACATGGCGTTCAAGGGCACGAGCAGCCGCAGCGCCTTCAAGATCGCCTCGGAAATCGAGAATGTCGGCGGCGAGATAAACGCCGCGACCAGCGTCGAGACGACCTCGTTCTTCTCGCGCGTGCTCAGCCGAGACGTGCCGCTGGCGATCGACATCCTGTCCGACATACTGACCGACTCCAAATTCGATCCGGTCGAGCTCGAGCGCGAGCAGCATGTGATCCTGCAGGAGATCGGCGCGGCCCACGACACGCCGGACGACGTGGTCTTCGACCGCTTCACCGAGACCGCCTTCAGAAACCAGCAGATCGGCCGCTCGATCCTCGGCACGCCGGAGACGGTGAAGTCCTTCACGTCGCGGCAGCTACACGGCTATATGGAGCGCCAATACGGGGCAGACCGGATGGTCGCGGTCGCGGCCGGCGACATCCAGCACGACGCCTTCGTGCGCGAGGTGGAGAAGCGGCTGGGCGGCTTCCGCCCGACCTCCGACAATGAGGCGCCCGCGCCGGCAGTCTATGTCGGCGGCGACTTCCGCGAGGAGCGCGACCTGATGGACGCGCAGGTCGTGCTCGGCTTCGAGGGCCGGGCCTATCATGTGCGCGACTTCTACGCCTCGCAGGTGCTCTCGATGATCCTCGGCGGCGGCATGTCCTCGCGGCTCTTCCAGGAAGTGCGCGAGAAGCGTGGCCTCTGCTACTCGGTTTATGCCTTCCACTGGGGATTTTCGGACACCGGCATCTTCGGCGTCCACGCCGCCACCGGCGAGGACGACATCGCCAGGCTGGTGCCGGTCATCATCGACGAGTTGCGCAAGACCGGCGACATGATCTCGCAGGAGGAACTCGACCGCGCCCGCGCGCAATATCACGCCGGACTGGTCATGTCGGCCGAAAGCCCGGCCAGCCGCGCCTCGCAGATCGCCCGCCAGCTTTTGCTGTTCGGCCGTCCGATCCCGAAGGATGAGCTTGTCGACCGACTGTCGAAGCTGACGGTCGAGCGCCTGACGGACCTTTCCTCGCGCCTGTTCTCCACCACGCCGACCGTCGCCGCGATCGGGCCGATCGGCGCGCTCGCCTCCTACGACCGTATCCGGGCCACTCTGCCGCGGCTTCCAGCCGGCGAGCAAAAGCTGGCGGTCTGA
- the thrC gene encoding threonine synthase — protein sequence MHYVSTRGEAPVLGFSDAVLAGLARDGGLYVPKEWPHFSAADIRVMRGLSYADVAIRVLTPFLGGQIATETFERLVREAYATFRHEAVCPLVQIGPNRFVLELFHGPTLAFKDVAMQLLARLMDHILAERGERATIVGATSGDTGGAAIEAFAGRDRTDIFILFPHGRVSPVQQRQMTTNGAANVHALAVEGNFDDCQGLVKDMFNDHRFRDRLSLSGVNSINWARIMAQIVYYFTSALSLGAPDRPVSFTVPTGNFGDIFAGYAAKRMGLPIERLVIATNDNDILARTLATGEYRMNGVVATTSPSMDIQISSNFERLLFEASGRDSAAVRGYMANLKQSSGFRIAEPAIKAIRDEFDAGRSTMDETAATIRNTLKANGYLLDPHTATGVHVSENAAGTAPMVVLGTAHPAKFPDAVRAACGVTPQLPEWLSDLMQRHEKFTVLASDLDTVEKHISRLSRATV from the coding sequence ATGCACTATGTCAGTACGCGGGGCGAGGCCCCGGTTCTCGGTTTCAGCGATGCGGTGCTGGCGGGACTCGCGCGCGACGGCGGGCTTTACGTGCCGAAAGAGTGGCCGCATTTCAGCGCCGCCGACATCCGCGTCATGCGCGGCCTCTCCTATGCCGACGTCGCCATCCGGGTGCTGACGCCATTCCTCGGCGGCCAGATTGCGACGGAGACGTTCGAGCGCCTCGTGCGCGAAGCCTATGCGACCTTCCGTCACGAGGCCGTCTGCCCGCTGGTGCAGATCGGTCCGAACCGCTTCGTGCTGGAGCTTTTCCATGGCCCGACGCTCGCCTTCAAGGACGTCGCCATGCAGCTTCTGGCGCGGCTGATGGACCATATCCTCGCCGAACGCGGCGAGCGCGCGACGATCGTGGGCGCGACCTCGGGCGACACGGGCGGCGCGGCCATCGAGGCTTTCGCCGGCCGCGACCGCACCGACATCTTCATCCTGTTCCCGCATGGCCGCGTCTCGCCGGTGCAGCAGCGCCAGATGACCACGAACGGCGCGGCGAACGTCCATGCGCTCGCCGTCGAAGGCAATTTCGACGACTGCCAGGGGCTGGTGAAGGACATGTTCAACGACCACCGGTTCCGCGACCGGCTGTCGCTGTCGGGCGTCAACTCGATCAACTGGGCCCGTATCATGGCCCAGATCGTCTATTACTTCACCTCCGCCCTGTCGCTCGGCGCGCCGGACCGGCCGGTCTCCTTCACCGTGCCGACCGGCAATTTCGGCGACATCTTCGCCGGCTACGCCGCCAAGCGCATGGGCCTGCCGATCGAACGGCTGGTCATCGCCACCAATGACAACGACATCCTCGCGCGCACGCTGGCGACCGGCGAATACCGGATGAACGGCGTGGTGGCGACCACCTCCCCCTCGATGGACATCCAGATCTCGTCCAACTTCGAGCGACTGCTGTTCGAGGCTTCCGGACGCGACAGCGCGGCTGTGCGCGGATACATGGCAAATCTCAAACAATCGTCGGGTTTCCGTATCGCTGAACCGGCCATCAAGGCGATCCGCGACGAATTCGACGCCGGCCGCTCGACCATGGACGAGACGGCGGCGACGATCAGGAACACGCTGAAGGCGAATGGATACCTGCTCGATCCGCACACCGCGACCGGCGTCCATGTCTCTGAAAACGCAGCAGGAACCGCGCCTATGGTGGTGCTCGGCACGGCGCATCCGGCAAAATTCCCGGATGCGGTGCGGGCCGCCTGCGGCGTGACCCCGCAACTGCCGGAATGGCTGTCGGACTTGATGCAGCGTCACGAAAAGTTCACAGTGCTCGCCTCGGACCTCGATACGGTCGAGAAGCACATCAGCCGCCTGTCTCGGGCGACGGTCTAG
- a CDS encoding HAD family phosphatase: protein MQDIDLVIFDCDGVLVDSEIIAARIEADVITKAGYPITAAEVSETYAGLTFRDILIRVETEARMPFQASLIDQAEKAVERELKRSVQAIDGVREAVASVTAKKCVCSNSSSERVNMMLTKVGLKPLFGDNIFSALETPTAKPKPAPDVFLHAAEKFGADPKRTFVIEDSVHGIHGARGAGMRVIGFTGGSHSYPGHADVLTEAGAETTIRRWAELRNLLDALAVWSEDA, encoded by the coding sequence ATGCAGGACATCGATCTGGTCATCTTCGATTGCGACGGCGTGCTCGTCGATTCCGAGATCATCGCGGCGCGCATCGAGGCGGACGTCATCACCAAGGCCGGCTATCCGATCACTGCCGCCGAGGTGTCCGAGACCTATGCCGGCCTCACCTTCCGCGACATACTGATCCGGGTCGAGACCGAAGCGCGCATGCCCTTTCAGGCGTCGCTGATCGATCAGGCGGAAAAGGCCGTCGAGCGGGAACTCAAGCGCAGCGTGCAGGCGATCGACGGCGTGCGCGAGGCGGTGGCGTCCGTCACCGCGAAAAAATGCGTCTGCTCCAATTCGAGCAGCGAGCGGGTGAACATGATGCTGACCAAGGTCGGCTTGAAGCCGCTCTTCGGCGACAACATCTTCTCGGCGCTGGAAACGCCTACGGCAAAGCCGAAACCGGCTCCGGACGTGTTCCTCCACGCCGCAGAAAAGTTCGGAGCCGATCCGAAGCGCACCTTCGTGATCGAGGATTCGGTGCACGGCATTCACGGCGCGCGCGGCGCCGGCATGCGCGTCATCGGCTTCACGGGAGGATCACACAGCTATCCCGGCCACGCCGATGTGCTGACCGAGGCCGGTGCGGAGACCACGATCCGGCGCTGGGCAGAACTCCGGAACCTGCTAGACGCGCTCGCGGTCTGGTCCGAAGACGCCTGA
- a CDS encoding site-specific DNA-methyltransferase — translation MSALRRAEERLSASSSPQWLDAIVKGDCVSALEKLPEKSIDVVFADPPYNLQLAGDLHRPDQSKVDAVDDHWDQFDSFAAYDAFTRAWLLAARRVLKPNGTIWVIGSYHNIFRVGALMQDLGFWILNDVVWRKTNPMPNFRGRRFQNAHETMIWASRDRDAKGYTFNYDAMKAANDDVQMRSDWLFPICTGAERLRDRNGDKLHPTQKPEALLARVMLASSKPGDVILDPFFGSGTTGAVARRLGRHFVGVEREQAYIDAASERIAAVQPLGTSVLNVMGGKRAEPRVAFVNLVDSGLIAPGTTLYDARKRWAAKVRADGTLATDSSAGSIHRLGAEVQGLDACNGWTFWHYERNGGLTAIDELRRIARLSMEQAGA, via the coding sequence ATGTCTGCCTTGCGTCGTGCCGAGGAGCGGCTTTCCGCGTCCTCCAGCCCCCAGTGGCTGGATGCCATCGTGAAAGGGGACTGCGTCTCCGCCCTCGAAAAGCTCCCGGAAAAATCGATCGACGTGGTCTTCGCCGACCCGCCCTACAATCTCCAGCTCGCGGGCGACCTGCACCGGCCGGACCAGTCGAAGGTCGATGCCGTCGACGATCATTGGGACCAGTTCGACAGCTTCGCCGCCTATGACGCCTTCACCCGCGCCTGGCTGTTGGCTGCGCGCCGCGTGCTGAAGCCGAACGGCACCATCTGGGTCATCGGCTCCTACCACAACATCTTCCGCGTCGGCGCGCTGATGCAGGATCTCGGCTTCTGGATTCTCAACGACGTGGTGTGGCGCAAGACCAACCCCATGCCGAATTTCCGCGGGCGTCGCTTCCAGAACGCGCACGAGACCATGATCTGGGCCTCCCGCGACCGCGACGCCAAGGGCTACACCTTCAACTACGACGCCATGAAGGCGGCCAACGACGACGTGCAGATGCGCTCCGACTGGCTGTTCCCGATCTGCACCGGCGCCGAGCGCCTGCGCGACAGGAACGGCGACAAGCTGCACCCGACGCAGAAGCCCGAGGCGCTGCTCGCCCGCGTCATGCTGGCGTCCTCGAAGCCCGGCGACGTGATCCTCGATCCCTTCTTCGGTTCCGGCACGACCGGCGCGGTCGCGAGGCGGCTCGGCCGCCACTTTGTCGGCGTCGAGCGTGAGCAGGCCTATATCGACGCGGCCAGCGAGCGCATCGCTGCCGTCCAGCCGCTCGGCACGTCCGTGCTCAATGTGATGGGCGGCAAGCGCGCCGAGCCCCGCGTCGCCTTCGTCAATCTTGTCGATTCCGGGCTGATCGCGCCAGGCACCACGCTCTATGACGCGCGCAAGCGCTGGGCGGCGAAGGTGCGCGCCGACGGCACGCTTGCAACGGATAGCTCTGCAGGCTCCATCCACCGGCTCGGCGCCGAGGTGCAGGGACTGGACGCGTGCAACGGCTGGACCTTCTGGCACTACGAGCGCAATGGCGGGCTGACCGCGATCGACGAGCTGCGCCGAATCGCCCGGCTGAGCATGGAACAGGCGGGAGCGTAG
- a CDS encoding nuclear transport factor 2 family protein, with translation MSNLSAQRAATSDIVDIVERYHAAMNALDFKALERFLTETAVYVSDGVGVFEGRDKIMAGFRAYFAEYGDQVATDETIEAISDRAVRSVWKLNATSAKTGVKLARSGEETVFLDRNGFIEKVIVRDRTPANEA, from the coding sequence ATGAGTAACCTTTCAGCGCAACGCGCCGCCACGTCCGACATTGTCGACATCGTCGAGCGCTATCACGCGGCGATGAACGCCCTCGACTTCAAGGCGCTCGAACGCTTCCTCACGGAGACGGCGGTCTATGTATCGGACGGCGTCGGCGTGTTCGAAGGCCGCGACAAGATCATGGCGGGCTTTCGCGCCTATTTCGCCGAATATGGCGATCAGGTCGCAACAGACGAGACGATAGAGGCGATCTCGGACCGCGCCGTGCGCTCGGTCTGGAAACTGAACGCGACCAGCGCCAAAACCGGCGTGAAACTGGCGCGCAGTGGCGAGGAAACGGTGTTCCTCGATCGCAACGGCTTCATCGAGAAGGTGATCGTAAGGGATCGGACGCCGGCCAACGAGGCTTGA
- a CDS encoding HAD family phosphatase, producing the protein MAEIKHIVFDIGMVLVHYDPNLPFSRFIPDPEERRWFFENICTHDWNIEQDRGRTWEEAEALLIAEHPEHAENIRNFRRHWHEMVPYEIADSVAILRELIAQGRDVTMLTNWAADTFVEARRRFGFLNEPRGVTVSAEVRLIKPDPAIYALHASTFALAPDATLFIDDNTKNVDAARSAGWQAIHFTNPPALKTALADHGIQV; encoded by the coding sequence ATGGCAGAGATCAAGCATATCGTCTTCGACATCGGCATGGTGCTGGTCCACTACGATCCGAACCTGCCCTTCAGCCGCTTCATTCCGGACCCGGAGGAGCGCAGATGGTTCTTCGAGAATATCTGCACCCATGACTGGAACATCGAGCAGGATCGCGGCCGGACCTGGGAGGAGGCCGAGGCGCTGCTCATCGCCGAGCATCCCGAGCATGCGGAGAACATCCGCAACTTCCGGCGCCACTGGCACGAAATGGTGCCCTACGAGATTGCCGACTCGGTGGCGATCCTGCGCGAACTGATCGCGCAGGGGCGCGACGTGACCATGCTGACCAACTGGGCGGCGGACACCTTTGTCGAGGCTCGCCGGCGTTTCGGCTTCCTGAACGAGCCGCGCGGCGTCACCGTTTCGGCGGAAGTCAGGCTGATCAAGCCCGACCCGGCGATCTACGCGCTCCACGCGAGCACTTTCGCGCTCGCCCCGGATGCGACCCTCTTCATCGACGACAATACGAAGAACGTCGATGCAGCCCGCTCTGCCGGATGGCAGGCGATCCACTTCACCAACCCGCCAGCTCTGAAGACGGCGCTGGCCGATCACGGAATACAGGTATGA
- the mutY gene encoding A/G-specific adenine glycosylase, producing MATAPFLSARLLDWYDRHHRDLPWRVPPDRIAAGERPDPYRVWLSEIMLQQTTVEAVKPYFRAFVERWPDVGALAAATQDDVMKAWAGLGYYSRARNLKKCAETVAGAFGSAFPDTEAGLRDLPGIGAYTAGAVAAIAFGRPATVVDGNVERLISRLYAIERPVAEAKPEIRRLVEALVPTDRPGDFAQAMMDLGATICSPRRPACMMCPVKSDCAALAEGDPERFPVKAVKAERPARRGAAFVAVRPDGAVLLRKRAETGLLGGMAEIPGTAWTARLDGATGAEAAPFAADWRFSGQIVHVFTHFSLTLDVFRAEVDGRARMPEAWWSTPADLPFEALPTVMKKAIEAALPGATRKIPARRH from the coding sequence ATGGCTACTGCCCCTTTCCTCTCCGCGCGCCTGCTCGACTGGTACGACCGGCATCACCGCGACCTGCCGTGGCGCGTGCCGCCCGATCGCATCGCGGCGGGCGAGCGGCCCGATCCCTATCGCGTCTGGCTGTCGGAGATCATGCTGCAACAGACGACGGTCGAGGCTGTGAAACCCTATTTCCGCGCCTTCGTGGAACGCTGGCCGGATGTCGGCGCGCTGGCGGCGGCGACGCAGGACGACGTGATGAAGGCGTGGGCCGGGCTCGGCTACTATTCCCGCGCGCGCAACCTGAAGAAGTGCGCCGAGACGGTGGCGGGCGCGTTCGGCAGCGCCTTTCCGGATACGGAAGCCGGATTGCGCGACCTGCCCGGCATCGGCGCCTATACGGCGGGAGCGGTGGCGGCGATCGCCTTCGGCCGGCCGGCGACCGTGGTGGACGGCAATGTCGAGCGGTTGATTTCGCGGCTTTACGCCATCGAGCGTCCTGTGGCGGAAGCGAAGCCGGAGATCAGGCGGCTGGTCGAGGCGCTGGTGCCGACCGACCGTCCCGGCGACTTCGCGCAGGCGATGATGGATCTCGGCGCGACGATCTGCTCGCCCCGCCGGCCGGCCTGCATGATGTGCCCCGTAAAGTCCGATTGCGCGGCCCTTGCCGAAGGCGACCCGGAACGCTTCCCGGTCAAGGCCGTCAAGGCGGAAAGGCCGGCGAGGCGCGGCGCGGCCTTCGTGGCGGTGCGGCCGGACGGCGCCGTGCTCTTGAGGAAGCGCGCCGAGACAGGGCTGCTGGGCGGCATGGCCGAGATACCGGGCACGGCGTGGACGGCGCGGCTCGACGGCGCGACCGGCGCGGAGGCGGCTCCTTTTGCCGCCGACTGGCGCTTTTCCGGCCAGATCGTCCATGTTTTCACGCATTTCTCGTTGACGCTCGACGTCTTCCGCGCCGAGGTGGACGGCCGCGCACGGATGCCTGAGGCGTGGTGGTCGACGCCGGCCGATCTGCCCTTCGAGGCTTTACCCACGGTGATGAAAAAGGCTATCGAGGCGGCCCTTCCGGGCGCGACCCGCAAGATTCCCGCCAGGAGACACTGA